Proteins from a single region of Hermetia illucens chromosome 3, iHerIll2.2.curated.20191125, whole genome shotgun sequence:
- the LOC119652800 gene encoding cytochrome P450 6a2-like, translated as MAWIPSPIWWVVGLLAAVYFLFKRKFSYWKDRGIRHLEPKFPLGNLPWNRRSDLKDVFEKLYSLGRGVPFVGAYFILKPVVVATDLDFVKDVLVKDFQSFHGRGVHLNEKDDPISAHLFSLNGSKWKSLRMKLSPTFTSGKMKSMFPTIIDVSERFNEALTEFVKTNAEIDVKEVLACFGTDVIGRCAFGLEFNTLKNPDTEFRKYGRMVFEQMGGNTLKRTITQIPKLASLLRLTIFSKEVNDFFLGIVRQTIEHREKNNEKRNDFMDLLIDLKNHDTYDEERKIKLEKLTLEQVTAQAFVFFIAGFETSSTAMMFTLYELALNPDIQEKLRAEINTVSSKYEGRLTYEAIKEMVYLDQVINESLRKYPPAVALQRTAQEDYKPANTNVVIQKGTSVLIPAYEIHHDERFYPNPDKFDPDRFLPEVWKARHPMTFLSFGDGPRNCIGMRFGRLQSRVGLAMLLKNYRFEVSEKTPIPMEFSRRSLVLSPTNGMHLKVVKI; from the exons ATGGCGTGGATACCTTCTCCAATTTGGTGGGTCGTGGGCCTCCTGGCTGCAGTTTACTTCCTTTTCAAAAGGAAGTTCTCCTATTGGAAGGACCGTGGTATTCGTCATCTTGAACCAAAGTTCCCTTTGGGAAATCTTCCCTGGAATCGAAGGTCCGACTTGAAAGACGTCTTCGAGAAGTTGTACAGTCTTGGACGTGGAGTTCCTTTCGTTGGAGCGTACTTCATCCTCAAGCCGGTGGTAGTAGCGACtgatttggatttcgtcaaagACGTGTTAGTGAAGGACTTCCAGAGTTTCCACGGACGCGGTGttcatttaaatgaaaaagatgATCCCATCTCAGCACATTTGTTTTCTTTGAACGGATCCAAATGGAAATCACTTCGAATGAAGCTCTCCCCAACGTTCACTTCTGGAAAGATGAAATCCATGTTCCCGACCATAATTGATGTCTCCGAGCGATTCAATGAAGCACTGACGGAATTTGTGAAAACAAACGCTGAGATTGATGTTAAGGAAGTGCTTGCCTGTTTCGGAACTGACGTTATCGGGAGATGCGCCTTTGGATTAGAGTTTAACACCCTGAAAAATCCAGATACTGAATTCCGTAAATATGGTCGTATGGTCTTTGAACAAATGGGGGGAAACACGTTGAAGCGAACTATAACGCAAATACCGAAACTGGCATCCCTGTTGCGCCTAACGATTTTCAGCAAAGAGGTTAACGATTTCTTCTTGGGTATTGTGCGTCAAACCATAGAACATCGCGAGAAAAACAACGAAAAGCGTAACGACTTCATGGATCTGTTGATTGACTTGAAAAACCACGACACTTACGATGAAGAAAGGAAAATCAAATTGGAAAAGCTCACTTTAGAGCAGGTCACCGCCCAGGCGTTCGTATTCTTTATCGCTGGATTCGAGACCTCATCTACGGCAATGATGTTCACCTTGTACGAACTAGCACTGAATCCAGACATCCAGGAAAAATTAAGGGCTGAGATAAATACTGTATCTTCGAAATACGAAGGCCGCTTGACTTATGAAGCTATCAAGGAAATGGTCTATTTGGATCAAGTGATCAACG aatCTTTACGAAAATATCCACCTGCGGTTGCATTGCAGCGTACCGCCCAAGAAGATTACAAACCTGCGAATACCAACGTGGTTATCCAAAAAGGCACATCTGTACTGATTCCCGCTTATGAGATACATCATGATGAACGGTTCTATCCAAACCCAGATAAGTTCGATCCTGATCGCTTCCTTCCAGAAGTATGGAAAGCTCGGCATCCAATGACATTCTTGAGTTTTGGCGATGGTCCCAGAAATTGTATAGGAATGAGATTTGGTAGACTGCAATCACGGGTCGGCCTTGCAATGCTTCTGAAGAACTACCGGTTTGAAGTGTCCGAGAAAACACCAATTCCAATGGAATTTTCACGAAGATCTCTGGTGTTATCCCCTACAAACGGAATGCATTTGAAGgttgtgaaaatttaa